In Babylonia areolata isolate BAREFJ2019XMU chromosome 19, ASM4173473v1, whole genome shotgun sequence, a single window of DNA contains:
- the LOC143294201 gene encoding uncharacterized protein LOC143294201 → MASVQDNGDASEPFLVCNDVKQGCVLAPTLFSLMFSVFSESDVAIDIRYRTQGKLFNFRRLLVRTKVTTDTIRDFLFPEDCALNTASETDMQYSVDKLSDACDNFGLTISTKKTEVMHQSAPGRSFIEPNITFKGQRVRAADRFTYLGSTLSRNATIDEEVNSRIAKASATFDQLHNNVWNRRGISPETKLKVYRATYAAVRLWDLDSLPAPCQETEPLPHNLPQEAPWDQMARQGP, encoded by the coding sequence ATGGCCAGTGTGCAAGACAATGGAGATGCATCTGAACCGTTCCTTGTGTGCAATGACGTGAAGCAAGGCTGTGTTCTTGCCCCAACCCTGTTCAGCCTTATGTTCTCAGTCTTCAGTGAATCTGATGTGGCCATAGACATCAGGTACCGCACACAAGGTAAACTGTTTAACTTCAGGAGGCTCCTAGTAAGAACCAAGGTCACAACAGATACCATCAGAGACTTCCTGTTCCCAGAAGACTGTGCCCTCAACACTGCCTCAGAAACTGATATGCAATACAGCGTTGACAAGTTATCTGATGCCTGTgacaacttcggtctcaccatcAGTACCAAGAAGACCGAAGTAATGCATCAGTCAGCTCCAGGAAGGTCCTTCATTGAACCCAACATCACCTTCAAGGGTCAACGAGTGAGAGCAGCTGACAGGTTCACTtatcttggcagcacactgtccagaaacgcCACCATCGATGAAGAGGTGAACTCGAGGATCGCAAAAGCCAGTGCCACTTTCGACCAACTACACAACAATGTGTGGAATAGAAGAGGCATCAGCCCTGAAACTAAGCTGAAAGTGTACAGGGCTACCTACGCCGCTGTACGCCTGTGGGACCTGGACAGTTTACCAGCGCCATGCCAAgaaactgaaccacttccacacaacctgCCTCAGGAAGCTCCTTGGGATcaaatggcaagacagggtccCTGA